One part of the Humulus lupulus chromosome 9, drHumLupu1.1, whole genome shotgun sequence genome encodes these proteins:
- the LOC133802025 gene encoding receptor-like protein Cf-9 homolog, with amino-acid sequence MWSGVECDEMTGHVIGLDLGSSFLYGSIDSNSTLFDLLHLQRLDLWDNHFNYSQIPTAINRLSMLTYLDLSFSSFIGQIPSELSQLSKLSNLDLSTNPLQLKKPNLESLISNFTRLERLCLNHVDISSTVPKSLANFSFLTCLQLRECKLKGEFPVDIFQLPDLQILSVRFNKDLSGRLPPVLNQNNSLKSLWLAGTGFSGEIPFEKLASLSALDASNCNFSGVIPSNLIRKLNQLIYLDLSENNFVGEIPSSLGNLTQLTMLSLSSNYFSGPIPLSLSKLINLETLYLYNNDLRDIVDFDMFVGLKNLTFLDLLHNYNLSVIVVNPGINETFPQFKELGLSNCNLRNFPVFLRHQKRMETLFLDDNHIGGPIPEWLFNISKETLSLLSLTENSLIGELSHRVCNFSSLNFLDISDNKLVGKLPHCLGNLSKSILVLKLRSNYFSGNIPNFTEGNQLKIIDLGYNLFKGKLSKSLSNCKMLVHLNVESNKLSDVFPYWLGILPELEILVLRANELHGVIGESIKIFYFPKLRIIDMSYNNFSGKLPLKYIQNWKAMTTTNIEDFGYMSSTFKNTTNDGSSWSFYSQATIAIKGINMFYERIQNIIVVINLSNNKFDGEISQVVGNLKRLYSLDLSCNRLSGDIPSSLGNLAELESLDLSRNELSGEIPSELAQLYFLQYFNVSYNHLSGPIPQQNQLAKFERSSYEGNLGLCGIPLPDLCENSKPLEPPLLSSEENSSSPLQFGWKVVAIGYGCGFLIGLFIGKVVMEKNPNWFVIMFNIRS; translated from the coding sequence ATGTGGAGTGGTGTTGAGTGTGATGAGATGACTGGCCATGTGATAGGCCTTGACCTCGGCAGCAGCTTTCTCTATGGTTCAATTGACTCAAACAGCACCCTCTTCGACCTGCTTCACCTCCAGAGACTTGATCTTTGGGACAACCATTTCAACTACTCTCAAATACCTACTGCCATCAACCGACTTTCTATGCTCACCTATCTTGACCTATCATTTTCTTCGTTTATCGGCCAAATTCCCTCGGAACTTTCACAACTGTCCAAATTGTCCAATCTTGATTTGTCCACCAATCCATTGCAACTCAAGAAGCCTAATTTGGAAAGCTTGATTTCAAACTTCACACGCCTTGAGCGGCTTTGTCTCAACCATGTCGACATATCTTCAACAGTTCCTAAATCGTTGGCAAATTTTTCTTTCTTGACATGCCTACAATTGAGGGAATGCAAACTTAAAGGTGAATTCCCGGTCGATATTTTTCAGCTGCCCGACTTACAAATACTCAGCGTGCGGTTTAACAAAGATCTTAGTGGAAGATTGCCTCCAGTACTTAATCAGAACAATTCTCTCAAGTCATTGTGGTTGGCAGGCACTGGCTTCTCTGGGGAAATTCCTTTTGAAAAACTAGCTTCTTTGAGTGCGTTGGATGCTAGTAACTGCAACTTTTCGGGAGTGATTCCATCTAATCTCATACGTAAGTTGAACCAACTCATTTATCTAGACCTTTCTGAAAATAACTTTGTTGGAGAAATCCCTTCTTCCTTGGGAAATCTAACTCAACTCACCATGTTAAGTCTGTCATCAAATTACTTTAGTGGTCCAATTCCTTTGTCATTGTCGAAACTCATAAATTTGGAAACCCTTTACCTATACAATAATGATTTGAGAGACATTGTCGATTTTGACATGTTTGTTGGCCTAAAAAACCTTACTTTCCTAGATCTGCTACACAACTACAACCTCTCAGTGATAGTGGTTAATCCTGGTATAAATGAAACTTTTCCACAATTCAAGGAATTAGGATTGTCAAACTGTAATTTAAGAAACTTTCCTGTCTTTCTTAGGCATCAAAAAAGAATGGAGACACTATTTCTTGATGACAACCATATTGGTGGTCCCATACCAGAGTGGTTGTTCAACATTAGCAAAGAAACATTATCCCTCTTATCCTTAACTGAAAACTCTTTAATAGGGGAGCTTTCGCATAGAGTATGCAATTTTAGTTCTCTTAATTTTCTTGACATTTCTGATAATAAGTTGGTTGGTAAGCTTCCCCATTGTCTAGGTAACCTCAGTAAGTCAATATTGGTGTTAAAACTCCGCAGTAACTATTTCTCCGGCAACATTCCCAATTTTACAGAGGGAAACCAACTGAAGATAATTGATTTAGGTTATAATCTATTCAAAGGGAAGCTATCAAAATCACTTTCAAATTGTAAGATGCTTGTACACCTCAATGTGGAAAGCAATAAGCTCAGTGATGTTTTTCCCTATTGGTTGGGCATTCTTCCAGAGTTGGAAATTCTTGTGCTGCGAGCTAATGAACTCCATGGAGTAATTGGGGAGTCCATAAAAATCTTTTATTTTCCAAAGTTACGAATAATTGATATGTCTTACAACAACTTTAGTGGCAAACTACCATTGAAATATATCCAGAATTGGAAGGCCATGACAACTACAAACATTGAAGACTTTGGTTATATGAGTTCAACATTCAAAAACACAACCAACGATGGCTCTTCATGGAGTTTTTATTCCCAAGCTACAATAGCAATCAAAGGCATAAATATGTTCTATGAAAGAATCCAAAATATTATTGTTGTCATAAACCTCTCAAACAATAAATTTGATGGAGAAATTTCTCAAGTTGTTGGAAACTTGAAGAGGCTCTATTCTCTTGATTTATCTTGCAATCGTCTCAGTGGTGACATACCATCATCACTGGGAAATCTGGCAGAGCTCGAGTCCTTAGATCTTTCCCGAAATGAGCTTTCAGGGGAGATCCCTAGTGAATTGGCCCAACTATATTTCCTTCAATACTTTAATGTTTCATACAACCATCTCTCTGGGCCCATACCACAACAAAACCAATTGGCTAAATTTGAGAGAAGTTCCTACGAGGGGAACTTGGGATTATGTGGTATTCCACTGCCAGACTTGTGTGAAAACTCCAAGCCATTGGAACCACCACTTCTGTCATCTGAAGAAAATTCAAGCTCTCCTCTTCAATTTGGTTGGAAAGTTGTGGCCATAGGATATGGATGTGGATTCTTGATAGGATTGTTTATCGGGAAAGTTGTAATGGAGAAAAATCCTAACTGGTTTGTGATAATGTTTAATATAAGAAGTTGA